TAATTAAGATAcaagtacatctgaattaaacgGTGCGGCTGAACTTGTGcaatacatcttacatactacaaaatgaaattcagatagaacataatgccctacaataatacaatacaaactaataatgcaaatACATCTGAATAAAATGGTACAACTGGAATACATCTTACacactacatgaagtcatcatcgtcatcctccgtcgatgcagccctcttgcccttcgacgatgcgctCCTCTTGCCCTTCGTCGATGCACAACTCTTGTCCTTGGTCGatacagaactcttgcccttcgcggATGCAGAACTCTTTCCTTTGGACGATGCAGAATTCTTGCCCTTCGATGATGCAGAACCcagaagcggcggcatgaagatatcatcatcgtcctcgctctcctcagtccataaaaatggatgcttttctgcagtccttctgaaagtttcactcttcggctccaccaccttcttccacctttcatgcaacctaagaagttcttgacgtacctcctcataggtcctttcaggccacccagacctacataattggtgagccaactcattcattatggtgtcactaccggtgagttcgtcccatggaactatcctattgtccatcctgaaatcagTAGCTAGACTCAGCAGGGTGCTGCTCAtctcagggtgaaaactacgatcgaatggataatgggacatctcgactacactacactggaATGCTTAGCCACCTCCACCTGAAGCGGGTTTTATAGATacagaggagaaaatggcgggaaagaataactgcggtatggcgggaaagggttggcgggaagggATTGGCGGGCAAATAAGGCGGGAAGGGATTGACGGGAAAATAAGGCGGGAACGGATTGACGGGAAAATAAGGCGGGAAGGGATTGGCGGGAAAATAAGGCGAGAACGGATTGGCGGGAAAATAAAGCGGGAAGGGATTGGCGGGGAGGGGTTGGCGAGAAACGGGTGGCGGAAACATATGGCGGGAAGGGgtgggcgggaaacgggtggcgacaAAATACATTTCAGCATGAGTCATGCAACTTCGGCCTAGGATTGACCAAAAAGTGACTTTTCGGCCTAGACTAGACCAAAAAGTCTATTTCGGCCTAGAGTTGACCAAAAAGTGCCTTTTCGGCCAGGGGATGGCCGAAAAGTACTACTTCGGCCTAACAGTGGCCGAAAAGTAGTACTTCGGTCAAAAAATGGCCTACGGGCTACTAGTTTTGATTTTTTTGCATTACGTCCTATAGTTTCCGAAATTGCTAAAAAAACATGATAGTTTTGAAGAAAAATCTCAGGGAAAAGCCATGAACTcggcgcaagcttcactcagcttCTTGAAGCCGTGTCGGTCAGCCATGGCCAGCGTGGCTGCCACGGTCTCGACGTCGAGGCTCTTGCACAGGACACGCTCGCAGATCGCCCTCAGCCTGCCCATGCCGTACCGCTCGGCGGCGATAAGGAGGTGCCGGATCATCGCCTTGTGGCCGGCCCCATTAAGGCCACCCACGACCGGCAGCGCGTCCGTGTAGGCGAAGTCGACCAGCGCCTTGAACGACTGTGCCGGCATGTCTCCGCCGTCCACGGAGATCTGCACCTTCCTGTCGCTGCGTGTCGTCGCTGTGTGGATGTGGCGCTTGAGAAAGCCAGGCGCCCGGGCGTCGAGGATGCAGTAGTGCGCGGCGATCGTCTCTCCTGCGACTTCGATGATCACGTCCGGCTCCTCCCTGCCGTAGCCGGCTTGCTGGAAGAGCGGCAGGCCGGAGGACGGTGGCGGGTCGTCGAAGGTGAGAAGGTCGCTGCAGACGTCGATGGCGCACTCGATCTTGAGGCGGTCACCGATGACGTACCGCGAGCCGGCATGGAGGTGCCTCCTCCTGGCGAGCTCGCCGGTGCCCCAGGTGCACGTGTCCTCGCTGCTGGCGTCGAACAGGATCGGGTCCTTCTCGCGGAACAGCGGCACCGTCTCGCCGGTGGTCTGGTCGACCAGCCCGAACCCGACGCGCGCCCAGGCCGCAGCGCCCTCGGTCACTAGCTCGACGAAGGCGGCAACATGGTCCGACAACTCCAAGTTGCCGCCGGCATGGTGGTTATCGCCGTCGGGGTAGTAGCGGACTGCCCAGTCGAGGCCGCTGACGGTGAAGGTCGGCGAGTACAGAAAGCCATCTACGTCACATTGTTTCTTCCTCAGGCCGCTGAAGCCGTGGATGTCCAGGACGTGCGTCCCACGGGCCGTCTTCGTGATGGTCGCCGCCACCATGGTCACCAACGCCGGCGCCGTTGCAAGATTGCAACAGATAAAACGGAGATTTGATGGAATGCGTTGCTACATCCGTATATATATAGAGAGACAGATATGAGTTGGTACTTCTTGTGTCCGGACTCTAGAGGACCAGATAAGAAAAACTACTTTCGAATTTAAATGTTCAATTTTTCATAACCGCCTGGAATGCAGACGTTGACAAAATATATATTTTATCTTCTTTCGTGGTCATGTTTTTTGACCGCTTAATAAAGTTATAAAAACATGAAAAATGGTGCAAAACTCATGGGCCATTGATTAGCTTCTCTGAGCTCATGTACAAAACTTACTTTAGCAAACTCTATGGATATATAGTAGGAATCGTTAAATACTGTTGATGCAgttccttagagcatctccagccgcgtcttCAGAAAGGCCTCCCGAAAAGATTTTTTCACGCCGGCGTCGAAAAAAGGCTCAGTCGCGTTTCAGGAGTCCGATTTTTGCCGGTATGGGCTGAAATCAGCGCCGGCGGACTTAGgccaaacccggcgcgctgggggatgCCCGGGGGCGCCGGGACGAGCGATTTTAGCACAAaaaagccgcgggccagccgcgtcagcgacaccgcgCCTCGTCAGCGACAccgcgcctcgtcttcccccaacgcctCGGTTTTccacggggaatcaatggcaaggctgccgccggtcagccttgccattgattcctcacgggcggcgcgtcacggggcggcgcgccgacgcctccctctCTCGCatgcgtacacacgggcgcggcgcggctatataagccggtggcctcgctcgcctctggccacaccagcTCCACCCTAGCTGCCGAGCTccacctctcccgagcgccgccgccgagccctccctctccctctcccgtgagccgccgccgagccctccctctccctccccctctcccgatGGCCGAGTGTTTCCTCGGAGacaaggcggcggccaacggcttcagcCGCTgcacgctccgcgaacaggagtcgtggctcatgttccaggcgaacatcccggcgtcgccggacatgcgcgccgggccgacggggtggaggctcagcaacgggggagtgcccatgcccccgttgcccgacgccgtggcgcgCCCCTCCTACTTCACCGACGAGGTAGAGATCGTGCGCGCCTCCCTCCCCGACGCCCAGCTCGCCCTCCTCCAGTacaccgccgacaaccacgcggcttgggtggcgtacttcgagcgccgtcGACAGCAGAGGATGGCGTCCACGAACGGCGCGACGGTGGTGTGCGGcctgaagaacagcgaggggcgccacctatggtggggcgtccccggccgcacgccCGAGGGCATGCTaacgcacctcgagggcggcaacaacccgccgttggcataccccccggcgagggtacgtagacaacattctcccctcttgttgctatgcatcaccatgatcctgtgtgtgcgtaggaattttttgaaattactacgttacccaacagtggcatccgagcctggttttatgcgtagatgtcatatgcacgagtagaacacaagtgaattgtgggcgatataagtcatactgcttaccagcatgtcatactttggtttggcggtattgttggatgaagcggcccggaccaacattacgcgtacgcttacgcgagactggttctaccgacgtgctttgcacacaggtggttggcgggtgtcagtttctccaactttagttgaaccgagtgtggctacgcccggtccttgcgaaggttaaaacaacaccaacttgacaaactatcgttgtggttttgatgcgtaggtaagaatgcttcttgctaagcccgtagcagccacgtaaaatttgcaacaacaaagtagaggacgtctaacttgtttttgcagggcatgttgtgatgtgatatggtcaagacgtgatgaggtataagttgttgtataagatgatcatgttttgttgaagttatcggcaactggcagaagccttatggttgtctctttattgcataagatgcaagcgccaaataattgctttactttattcctatgcgatagcaatagttggtgagacgaccatgtgacgacacattgatatagatcaagatgatggatatcatggtgtcatgccggtggcgatggaaatcatgacgatgctttggagatggagatcaaaggcacatgatgatgatggccatatcatgtcacatattttgattgcatgtgatgtttatcttttatacatcttattttgcttagttcgacggtagctttataagatgatctctcactaattatcaaggtacaagtgttctccctgagtatgcaccgttgcgaaagttcttcatgctgagacaccatgtgatgatcgggtgtgataggctctaagttcaaatacaacgggtacaaaacagttgcacacacggaatactcaggttaaacttgacgagcctagcatataacagatatggcctcggaacactgagaccgaaaggtcgagcgtgaatcatatagtagatatgatcaacatagtgatgttcaccattgaaactactccatctcacgtgatgatcggacatggtttagttgatatggatcacgtgaccacttagaggattagaggggtgtctatctaagttggagttcttaagtaatatgattaattgaacttaaatttatcatgaacttagtcctggtagtattagcatgtctatgttgtagatcaatagctcgcgtttagctcccctattttattttttatatgttcctagagaaaactaagttgaaagatgttagtagcaatgatgcggattggatccgtgatctgaggtttatactcattgatgcaccgctaggtgacaagcctattgcaggagcagatgcagatgttatgaacgtttggctagctcaatatgatgactacatgatagtttagtgcaccatgcttaaacggcttagaatcgagacttcaaagacgttttgaatgtcatggaccatatgagatgttctaggagttgaagttaatatttcaaccaaatacccgagttgagagatatgaagtctccaacaagttctatagctaaaagatggaggagaatagctcaagcagtgagcatgtgctcagattgtctgggtactataatcgcttgaatcaagggggaattaatcttccagataaaatagtgattgacataattctctagtcatcatcaccaagttaatagaacttcgtgatgaactataatatgcaagggataacggaaacgattcccaagctcttcgtgatgctgaaatcgatgaaggtagaaatcaagaaaagcatcaagtgttgatggtaaacaaaaccactagtttcaagtaaagatacaaagggaagaaaggggaacttcaagaagaacggcaagcaagttgctgctcaagtgaaaaaacccaagtctggacctaagcctgaaactgagtgcttctactgcaaagggactggtcactggaagaggaactaccccaagtaattggtggataagaaggatggcaaagtgaacataggtatattttatatacatgttattgatgtgtactttactagtgtttatagcaacccctcagtatttgatactagttcagttgctaagaatagtaactcgaaacaggagttgcagaatgaatagagactagttaagggtgaagtgacgatgtgtattggaaatggttccaatattgatatgatcatcatcgcacactccctatacttttgggattaatgttaaacctaaaataaatgctatttagtgtttgcgttgagcctgaatatgattggatcatgtttattgcaatacggttattcatgtaagttagagaataattgttgttctgtttacatgaataaaaccttctatggtcatacacccaatgaaaatggtttgttggatctcgatcgtggtgatacacattttcataatattaacgccaaaagatgcaaagttaataatgatagtgcaacttatttgtggcactgccgtttaggtcatattggtgtaaagtgcatgaagaaaatccatgctgatgggcttttggaatcacttgattatgatcagttgatgcttgcgaaccatgcctcatgggcaagatgactaagactccgttctccggaacaatggagcgagcaacagatttgttggaaatcatacatactgatgtatgtggtccaatgaatattgaggctcgcgacaagtatcattattttctgatcttcacagatgacttgagcagatatgagtatatctacttgatgaaacacaagtctgaaacatttgaaaagttcaaagaattttagagtgaagtggagagtcatcataacaaaaataaaagtttctacgatatgatcgcagaagtaaaatattttagttacgagtttggccttcagttaaaacaagtgaaatagtttcactactcacgccacctagaacaccacagtgtaatggtgtgtccaaacgtcgtaactgtactttattagatatggtgcgatctataatgtctcttaccgatttactactatcgttcgggggttatgcattagagacatctacattcacgttaaatagggcaccatctaaatttgttgagacgacaccgtatgaactatggtttgtcaagaaacctaagctgtcatttcttaaaatttgaggttgcaatgcttatgtgaaaaagtttcaacctgataagctcaaacccaaataggagaagtgcgtcttcataggatacccaaaagaaaatgttgggtacaccttctatcaaagatccgaaggcaagatattcattgctgagaatggatcctttctagataaggagtttctctcgaaagaagtgagtgggaggaaagtagaacttgatgaggtaactgcacctgctctcttattggaaagtagttcatcacaaaaatctgttcctgtgactactacaccaattagtgaggaagctaatgatgatgatcatgtaacttcagatcaagttactaccgaacctcataggtaaaccagagtgagatccgcaccagagttgtacggtaatcctgttctggaggtcatgttacttgaccatgacgaacctatgaattatgaggaagcgatgatgagcccagattccgcgaaatggcttgaagccatgaaatctgagatgagatccatgtataagaacaaagtatggactttgattgacttgcccaaagatcggcgagccattgagattaaatggatcttcaagaggaagacggacactgatagtagtgttactatctacaaagctagaattatcgcaaaaggttttcgacaagttcaaggtgttgagtacgatgagagtttctcactcatatctatgcttaagtatgtctgaatcatgttaacaattgccacattttatgaaatctagc
This portion of the Triticum dicoccoides isolate Atlit2015 ecotype Zavitan chromosome 7A, WEW_v2.0, whole genome shotgun sequence genome encodes:
- the LOC119327842 gene encoding BTB/POZ and MATH domain-containing protein 1-like, which codes for MVAATITKTARGTHVLDIHGFSGLRKKQCDVDGFLYSPTFTLSDHVAAFVELVTEGAAAWARVGFGLVDQTTGETVPLFREKDPILFDASSEDTCTWGTGELARRRHLHAGSRYVIGDRLKIECAIDVCSDLLTFDDPPPSSGLPLFQQAGYGREEPDVIIEVAGETIAAHYCILDARAPGFLKRHIHTATTRSDRKVQISVDGGDMPAQSFKALVDFAYTDALPVVGGLNGAGHKAMIRHLLIAAERYGMGRLRAICERVLCKSLDVETVAATLAMADRHGFKKLSEACAEFMAFP